Genomic segment of Rubrivirga sp. SAORIC476:
CTCGGCCCGGTCCCCGCGCTCATCGGGCGCGTCAAGCGGTGGTGGCGGTTCCAGATCCTCGTCAAGACGCCCCGCACCCTGCCCGCCTCGGTGCTCGCGTCGATGGTGCGGGCGGCCGAGGCGCGTGTCTCACTTCCTTCCGGCCACCGGGTCAATCTCGACGTGGACCCGGTGGGGCTGTACTGAGGACGGTTCGAACGTGGGAAGGTCGGCAGGCGCTCTGCCTCGACTCGGCCCACCCCCCGCCGTCCCAACGTGCCAGCCTTCGAACCTGTCCACCTCCTGACTTCATGCCTCCCTACGCCACCGTCCCCGAGGCCGACCTGACGCTCCGCGACCAGCTGGCCCTCGACCGGACCGTCCTCGCCAACGAGCGGACCCTGCTCGCCTACCTCCGCACCGCGCTCGCACTGGTGGCGGGCGGCCTGACGCTGCTCCACTTCGTCGACGCGGCCTGGGCGGCTGTGATCGGCGGCGCGGCGCTCCCGCTCTCCGTCGTCGTCGGGGCCTACGGCGCGTGGCGCTTCACTCGGACGCGGCGGCGCCTTCGAGCCATCGGGGCGAGCTAGCCGCAGGGGG
This window contains:
- a CDS encoding DUF202 domain-containing protein, which encodes MPPYATVPEADLTLRDQLALDRTVLANERTLLAYLRTALALVAGGLTLLHFVDAAWAAVIGGAALPLSVVVGAYGAWRFTRTRRRLRAIGAS